Part of the Streptococcaceae bacterium ESL0687 genome is shown below.
CGTGGTTCATTTGTGCAAGTTCATCAGTGATGAATTGTGCATCAAGTTCTTTGTATGAAAGTACTTGTGGTTTCATAGCAGCGATGTGCATTGAAACTTGTTTAGCTAAAGCGTCATCTCCACCGTCGATAACAGCGATAACCCCGATACGTCCACCATTGTGTTGGTAAGCACCAAAGTGTTGCTCGTCAGTTTTTTCTAAAAGAGCGAAACGACGGAATGAGATTTTTTCTCCGATTGTAGCTGTAGCGTTAACATAAGCTTCTTCAAGAGTTTCTCCGTTAGCCATTTTAAGAGCCATAGCTGCTTCGTTGTCAGCAGGACGTCCTTCAGCGATAACTTTAGCTGTTTCGTTTACAAGAGTAACGAATTGGTCGTTTTTAGCTACGAAGTCAGTTTCAGAGTTGATTTCAACTACTGCTGCAACGTTACCGTCAACGTAAACACCAGTAAGTCCTTCAGCTGCTACACGGTCAGCTTTTTTAGCTGCCTTAGCCATACCTTTTTCACGAAGAAGCTCAACAGCTTTTTCCATGTTTCCATCAGTTTCAACTAATGCTTTTTTAGCGTCCATAACACCAGCACCAGAGATTTCGCGTAGTTCTTTAACTTGAGCTGCAGTAACTGCCATTTTTCAGTCTCCTTGTTTGATTTTTTATTAAGAAAAGGCGAGGCCAAAGCCCCGCCTTAGCGTTTGTAACTTTAAAAAGTTATCCGATTCTTACTTGTTGTCACCTTCAACAACTTCAACGATTTCTTCGATTGAATCATCAGAAGAAGTTTCAGTTGCTGCAAGTTTAGCTTCAACAGATTCAGCTGCATCTTCACCTTGACGGCCTTCGATGATAGCGTCAGCCATTTTACCAGTGATAAGTTTAACGGCACGGATAGCATCATCATTTGCAGGGATGATTACATCGATTGGATCTGGGTTAGCGTTAGTGTCAACCATAGCAACGATTGGGATATTAAGTTTAGTTGCTTCTTGAACAGCGATTTGTTCTTTATGTGGATCAACAATGTAGATAACGTCTGGGATGCGAGGCATATCAGCGATACCACCTAGGAATTTTTCAAGACGTTCACGTTGTTTGTTAAGTAGAACAACTTCTTTCTTAGGTAAAACTTCGAAAGTTCCATCTTCTTCCATACGGTTGATTTCTTTAAGACGTGCGATACGTTTTTGGATAGTTCCCCAGTTAGTTAGGGTTCCACCAAGCCAACGGTGGTTAATGTAGTATTGACCAGCACGAAGTGCTTCTTCTTTAACAGCTTCAGCTGCTTGTTTTTTAGTACCAACAAATAGTACAACAGCTCCATCAGCAGCTGCATTACGCATGTAGTTATATGCGCTAT
Proteins encoded:
- the rpsB gene encoding 30S ribosomal protein S2 — its product is MAVISMKQLLEAGVHFGHQTRRWNPKMKPYIFTERNGIHVIDLQKTVKMADSAYNYMRNAAADGAVVLFVGTKKQAAEAVKEEALRAGQYYINHRWLGGTLTNWGTIQKRIARLKEINRMEEDGTFEVLPKKEVVLLNKQRERLEKFLGGIADMPRIPDVIYIVDPHKEQIAVQEATKLNIPIVAMVDTNANPDPIDVIIPANDDAIRAVKLITGKMADAIIEGRQGEDAAESVEAKLAATETSSDDSIEEIVEVVEGDNK
- the tsf gene encoding translation elongation factor Ts, whose product is MAVTAAQVKELREISGAGVMDAKKALVETDGNMEKAVELLREKGMAKAAKKADRVAAEGLTGVYVDGNVAAVVEINSETDFVAKNDQFVTLVNETAKVIAEGRPADNEAAMALKMANGETLEEAYVNATATIGEKISFRRFALLEKTDEQHFGAYQHNGGRIGVIAVIDGGDDALAKQVSMHIAAMKPQVLSYKELDAQFITDELAQMNHAIEQDNESRAMVNKPALPALKFGSRAQITDEVLAEAKENIEAELKAEGKPEKIWDKIIPGKMDRFMLDNTKVDQAYTLLAQVYIMDDSKTVEAYLDSVNAKVVAFVRFEVGEGIEKAVNDFAAEVAAQTKAASK